In one Alistipes sp. ZOR0009 genomic region, the following are encoded:
- the ftsZ gene encoding cell division protein FtsZ, translating to MFNDDLMNFDIPTGEPSIIKVFGVGGGGGNAVNHMHKLGIKDVEFVIGNTDSQALIKSPIPTKIHLGNALTQGRGAGNKPEVGMQAANEALDAIIEVLSTNTKMVFITAGMGGGTGTGAAPVIAKAAQDMGILTVGIVTLPFRFEGPKRFNNALEGIMEMKNYVDSLLVINNERIREIYGNLPLSDSFAKADDVLAIAAKGIAEIITVPGYINVDFADVETVMRQSGVALMGSGRSSGPDRARIAVEAALNSPLLNSCNIQGAKNILYNIQSGDTEITMDELGLIGDYIQNAAGNGADVIWGNGIDKTLKDEISITIIATGFNSSVIPELQSMTAPEVVKVPLPEPEADAAKPEYVVLNLDELEPAAATATGFEEHDELVQDIDGFTVRTIRNPLGGQGMGAQSATAVSKSNELTDKRIDELEKIPAYERRRMNADNGMRSNDPVSRYTISEESSLFIRPDNSYLHDNVD from the coding sequence ATGTTCAACGACGATTTGATGAATTTCGACATTCCAACAGGGGAGCCTTCTATCATTAAGGTCTTCGGAGTTGGTGGAGGCGGTGGTAACGCAGTAAACCACATGCACAAGCTAGGTATTAAAGATGTAGAATTTGTTATCGGGAATACCGACTCTCAAGCGTTGATTAAGAGTCCTATCCCCACCAAGATACACCTTGGCAACGCCCTTACCCAGGGGCGTGGAGCCGGCAATAAGCCCGAAGTGGGCATGCAGGCCGCCAACGAGGCGCTCGACGCCATCATCGAGGTACTTAGCACCAATACCAAAATGGTGTTCATTACCGCTGGGATGGGCGGCGGTACCGGAACCGGTGCCGCACCCGTAATCGCTAAGGCCGCCCAGGATATGGGCATTCTTACCGTCGGAATCGTTACCCTACCTTTCCGTTTCGAAGGCCCCAAGCGCTTCAACAACGCCTTGGAGGGTATCATGGAGATGAAGAACTACGTAGACTCGCTGCTGGTAATCAACAACGAACGCATCCGCGAAATCTACGGAAACCTTCCCCTTTCCGACTCCTTCGCCAAGGCCGACGATGTGCTGGCCATAGCCGCTAAGGGTATCGCCGAAATCATCACCGTACCCGGATATATAAACGTCGACTTTGCCGATGTCGAAACCGTCATGCGCCAAAGCGGTGTCGCCCTCATGGGGTCAGGCCGCTCAAGCGGTCCCGACCGCGCCCGCATAGCCGTCGAAGCCGCCCTAAACTCGCCGCTGCTTAACAGCTGCAACATCCAAGGCGCTAAAAATATCCTTTACAACATCCAGTCGGGCGATACCGAAATCACCATGGACGAGCTCGGCCTAATCGGCGACTACATCCAGAATGCCGCCGGTAACGGTGCCGACGTAATCTGGGGTAATGGTATCGATAAAACCCTTAAGGACGAAATCAGCATCACCATTATCGCTACCGGATTCAACTCGTCGGTTATCCCCGAGCTGCAGAGCATGACCGCTCCGGAGGTCGTTAAGGTTCCACTTCCCGAGCCAGAGGCCGATGCCGCTAAGCCCGAGTACGTGGTGCTTAACCTCGACGAGCTCGAGCCTGCTGCCGCAACCGCCACGGGCTTCGAGGAGCACGACGAGCTGGTACAGGATATCGATGGCTTCACCGTTCGCACCATCCGCAACCCGCTTGGCGGTCAGGGGATGGGCGCCCAGTCGGCCACCGCTGTCTCCAAAAGCAACGAGCTAACCGATAAGCGTATCGACGAGCTGGAGAAAATCCCAGCCTACGAGCGTCGCCGCATGAATGCCGACAACGGCATGCGCAGCAACGATCCCGTTTCTCGGTACACCATTTCCGAGGAGAGCTCGCTCTTCATCCGTCCAGATAACTCCTACCTGCACGATAACGTAGACTAA
- a CDS encoding GAF domain-containing protein — protein sequence MNLALEFLKGSLKKRMLWSIIGSVSIVFLFTAVVTIVRVRATLIEEKHHEIDAYSEQCTERLSLSINQVREQVKVLDVSLEQSYNLPKGDRRRLTEVKLKESLEGTNDMLKAIWTEWEPQAIDSLDVQMVGSKAASSTGRFSCALFRDAGGVHLKDVSADDDASVFSSEYYSGAKESGAIHTTKPYFDDYAGVNILMISVSAPIKVDGSFKGVVGADVNISSINSTIKSALEEQKGRFFVIDSDQKLLLYDDESKVGKTTAEVLSNGTSRNDEILSAIKDKKTGFYDYYDENGDRFIAHVSEAKIFNEGEVSVIVIPYSFISKTIGEIVGIGLILIVLALSIVYFVTVYIVRRIVLPVEKVTNVLKALGDGDFDKASHVDVKTHDEIETMATSLNSLYDSIEEVAVFAENIGSGKLSVEFKSKGNGDILGNSLIKMREGLVKADEEAKLRKMEDEKQSWIERSVANFGKELRNEHGDTKSFYNNIIRIIVRDLEVNQAALYLINDNDESSKFFEVVACMAWGREKMQKKTFMLEEGLLGACYFEREPIVLTEIPEDYVSITSGLGGANPKVLMLVPLIYNENVIGVVEVASFKVLEDHKKTYLLHVSEIFASTLVSIRVNARTNELLSISQMQAEEMAAQEEEMRQNLEELHATQEEMKRKTQKAELMQQAVEESFISITIDRQFSVVHSNAIGASIIGENALSVAGINLESLVVESDREALRAAVGAALAGRIETVGLTFKGRQGSRHIQATLVAEQEMNSHITIIGYEVR from the coding sequence ATGAATTTGGCGTTGGAATTTTTGAAGGGCAGCCTCAAGAAGAGGATGCTGTGGAGTATTATAGGTAGCGTTAGCATCGTATTTCTTTTTACCGCAGTTGTTACAATTGTTCGTGTTAGGGCAACCCTAATCGAAGAAAAGCATCACGAAATAGACGCCTATTCAGAGCAATGCACCGAAAGGTTATCTCTTAGCATTAACCAAGTTCGCGAGCAGGTTAAGGTGTTGGACGTCTCTTTGGAGCAGTCGTACAACCTTCCTAAAGGCGACCGTCGGCGGCTAACGGAGGTAAAGCTTAAGGAGTCGCTCGAAGGCACCAATGATATGCTGAAGGCGATTTGGACCGAATGGGAACCTCAAGCTATCGATAGCCTCGACGTGCAAATGGTAGGTTCCAAGGCGGCCTCTTCGACGGGAAGGTTTAGCTGTGCCCTGTTTAGGGATGCTGGCGGCGTTCACCTGAAGGATGTAAGCGCCGACGATGATGCTTCTGTTTTTAGTAGCGAATACTATTCGGGAGCTAAAGAGTCGGGGGCCATTCATACTACCAAGCCTTACTTCGACGATTATGCAGGTGTAAATATTTTGATGATTAGCGTTTCTGCTCCTATAAAGGTTGATGGCTCTTTCAAGGGTGTTGTTGGTGCCGACGTAAATATATCGAGCATTAATAGTACCATTAAGAGCGCGCTCGAAGAGCAGAAAGGTCGTTTTTTTGTAATTGATTCCGACCAAAAATTGCTGCTGTACGACGATGAGTCAAAGGTTGGTAAAACTACCGCAGAGGTGCTTTCCAACGGTACAAGCCGAAACGACGAAATACTATCGGCTATAAAGGATAAGAAAACAGGCTTCTACGACTACTACGACGAGAATGGGGATCGTTTTATTGCCCATGTGTCGGAAGCGAAGATATTCAATGAAGGGGAGGTTTCTGTTATTGTAATACCATACTCCTTTATCAGCAAAACTATTGGCGAAATTGTTGGCATAGGACTTATTCTAATTGTTCTAGCGCTTTCCATTGTCTACTTCGTAACGGTCTACATTGTTCGTAGAATCGTTCTGCCAGTCGAGAAGGTAACCAACGTGCTAAAGGCATTGGGCGATGGCGATTTTGATAAGGCCTCGCATGTGGATGTAAAAACCCACGACGAGATAGAAACTATGGCAACTTCGTTGAATAGCCTTTACGACTCCATCGAGGAGGTGGCCGTTTTTGCCGAAAATATTGGAAGCGGAAAGCTCTCGGTCGAGTTCAAATCTAAAGGCAACGGGGATATCCTCGGAAACTCCCTCATCAAAATGCGCGAAGGGTTGGTTAAGGCCGACGAGGAGGCTAAGCTTCGCAAGATGGAGGATGAAAAGCAGTCGTGGATAGAGCGCAGCGTAGCCAACTTTGGTAAGGAGCTGCGCAACGAGCATGGCGATACAAAAAGCTTCTACAATAACATAATTAGGATAATCGTTAGAGATTTGGAGGTCAATCAGGCCGCTCTTTATCTTATTAACGATAACGACGAAAGCAGCAAATTCTTTGAGGTTGTAGCCTGTATGGCCTGGGGCCGCGAGAAGATGCAGAAGAAGACGTTCATGCTGGAGGAAGGGCTGCTCGGCGCCTGCTACTTCGAAAGGGAGCCTATCGTTCTTACCGAAATTCCGGAGGATTATGTGAGCATTACCTCTGGTTTGGGTGGTGCTAACCCAAAAGTGCTAATGCTTGTTCCGCTTATCTACAACGAAAATGTAATTGGTGTGGTGGAGGTTGCCTCATTCAAGGTTCTTGAGGATCATAAGAAAACCTACCTGCTGCATGTTTCGGAGATATTTGCTTCAACGCTGGTTTCTATCCGTGTTAACGCACGTACAAACGAGCTGCTATCCATCTCGCAAATGCAAGCCGAAGAGATGGCTGCGCAGGAAGAGGAGATGAGACAGAACTTGGAAGAGCTTCATGCTACGCAGGAGGAAATGAAGCGAAAAACGCAAAAAGCTGAGCTGATGCAGCAGGCCGTAGAGGAGTCATTCATCTCCATTACGATTGACAGGCAGTTTTCTGTGGTACATTCTAACGCTATTGGCGCTAGCATTATTGGCGAAAACGCTCTGTCTGTTGCCGGCATTAACTTAGAATCTTTGGTTGTCGAATCGGATAGGGAAGCTCTAAGGGCAGCTGTCGGTGCAGCACTTGCGGGAAGAATCGAAACCGTAGGGCTAACATTTAAGGGGCGTCAAGGTAGCAGGCATATTCAGGCAACCTTGGTGGCCGAGCAGGAAATGAACTCACACATAACCATTATTGGCTACGAAGTCCGCTAG
- the mfd gene encoding transcription-repair coupling factor — translation MNVQQLVKRIEQQDSVHALKTHLKSGCSSIKIDGLNGSAQSVVASLILANEQVLFFVLNEKDDAAYFYNDLFNLTQSDRILFFPSAYKRSIQYGQEDPSGIIQRTAVLNALKEGAPKDGFLAIVTYPEALIEKVVSSEKLRTNTLKISIGEKVSIDFVRDVLLEYNFERVDFVFEPGQFAVRGGIVDIFSFSDNRPYRVDFFGDEVESLRTFNIDTQLSEDRLPFIEVVPNLKNASLSELKVSIFDYIPESSKFWVVEPDFVHRRFVEIDANTDVTKIESAQGKGEKQEWIITPDNLLEGFTRFSVISLAPSVLVSGNTVVEFSTTPQPTFNKNFELLSNTIMDNGEMGYTTCLISENPAQVERLHAIFDSITKKHIEFDFVQLALHEGFVDHQAKLCCYTDHQIFERYQKYKLRGELNKSESITIQELSNLQIGDFVVHIDHGVGVFGGLVKTEVNGKMQEAIKLVYRDNDVLFVNIHALHRISKFKSKDSEPPKIYKLGSGAWQKLKTQTKKKVKDIAKDLIALYSQRRASKGYQFSADSFMQYELEASFIYEDTPDQVRATKAFKEDMESEMPMDRLVCGDVGFGKTEIAVRAALKAAADSKQVAVLVPTTILALQHLKTFRDRLKDFPVRIESISRLKTAKESKEILKDVVEGKVDILIGTHRIVGKDVKFKDLGLLVIDEEQKFGVSAKEKLRQMKHDVDTLTLTATPIPRTLQFSLMGVRDLSIIQTPPPNRHPVSTEVHTFNEEIIREAIAYELDRGGQVFFVHNRVIDILEVENYIKKLVPNIKTLVAHGQMEPEKLEKTMMAFINGEADILLATSIIESGLDIPNANTIIINNAHQFGLSDLHQLRGRVGRSNKKAFCYLLAPPVSGLPQDSRRRLKAIEDFSDLGSGFNIAMQDLDIRGAGNLLGGEQSGFIAEIGFEAYHKILNEAIQELKDSEFRYLFENAESEPEKHDINFVTDCHIDTDMELLLPDAYIGSIPEKIRLYRELDAIDDEEELEKYKARLVDRFGPMPLEVEQLLHVVKLRRLAMSLGFEKIILKNGIMIVYFISNQMSGYYQMPMFGKLIAYLQKSPQSFKVKQANEKLYISIPNVKDVDAAYSVLSKMREAAL, via the coding sequence TTGAACGTTCAACAGCTTGTTAAGAGAATAGAGCAGCAGGACTCTGTCCATGCATTGAAAACGCATTTGAAGTCTGGCTGCTCTTCAATAAAGATAGATGGGCTAAATGGCTCGGCACAGAGTGTGGTGGCCTCGCTGATTTTGGCCAATGAGCAGGTTCTCTTTTTCGTGCTAAACGAAAAGGATGATGCCGCCTATTTTTATAACGACCTCTTTAATCTAACACAATCCGACCGAATCCTCTTTTTTCCTTCGGCCTATAAGCGCTCTATACAGTATGGGCAAGAAGACCCTTCTGGAATTATTCAGCGTACGGCTGTGCTTAATGCGCTAAAAGAGGGAGCCCCCAAAGATGGTTTTTTGGCAATTGTTACCTATCCCGAAGCGCTTATCGAAAAGGTCGTTTCGTCGGAGAAGTTAAGAACCAATACCCTTAAAATAAGTATCGGAGAGAAGGTCTCTATAGACTTTGTTCGTGATGTTCTTTTGGAGTACAATTTTGAACGGGTCGATTTTGTTTTTGAACCAGGACAGTTTGCGGTGCGTGGTGGTATTGTAGATATTTTTTCCTTCTCGGACAACAGACCATATCGTGTAGATTTTTTTGGAGACGAAGTGGAGTCTCTTCGGACCTTTAATATAGATACGCAGCTTTCCGAGGATCGTCTTCCGTTTATTGAGGTTGTTCCTAACCTCAAAAATGCGTCGCTATCAGAGCTAAAGGTTAGCATATTCGACTATATTCCTGAATCCTCGAAGTTTTGGGTTGTAGAGCCTGATTTTGTGCATCGGCGTTTTGTTGAAATAGATGCAAATACGGATGTTACAAAAATCGAATCTGCGCAAGGAAAGGGAGAAAAACAGGAGTGGATAATCACCCCCGATAACTTGTTAGAGGGATTTACCCGTTTCTCTGTAATATCGCTAGCCCCTTCGGTATTGGTCAGCGGCAATACTGTCGTCGAATTTTCAACAACCCCCCAGCCAACCTTCAATAAAAACTTTGAGCTACTTTCCAACACCATAATGGATAATGGAGAGATGGGATACACCACCTGCCTCATTTCCGAGAACCCCGCTCAGGTGGAGAGGTTGCATGCCATTTTTGATTCTATTACAAAAAAGCATATTGAGTTTGACTTTGTACAGCTTGCCCTGCATGAGGGGTTTGTGGATCATCAGGCGAAGTTGTGCTGCTATACAGATCACCAAATTTTTGAGCGATACCAAAAGTATAAGCTTCGCGGAGAGTTGAATAAAAGTGAGTCAATTACGATTCAGGAGTTGAGCAACCTTCAAATTGGCGATTTTGTAGTGCATATAGACCACGGTGTTGGCGTATTTGGAGGCTTGGTGAAAACAGAGGTCAACGGGAAAATGCAGGAGGCTATTAAGCTGGTATATCGTGATAACGATGTCCTATTTGTAAATATTCATGCGCTGCATCGTATTTCAAAATTTAAAAGTAAGGATAGTGAACCTCCTAAAATTTATAAGCTCGGTAGCGGTGCTTGGCAAAAATTAAAAACCCAGACAAAGAAAAAGGTAAAGGATATTGCAAAGGACCTGATAGCCCTCTATTCGCAGAGAAGAGCATCGAAGGGATACCAGTTTTCTGCCGATTCCTTTATGCAGTATGAGCTGGAAGCATCGTTTATTTACGAGGACACACCAGATCAGGTTCGTGCCACAAAGGCCTTTAAAGAGGATATGGAATCGGAGATGCCGATGGATAGACTGGTTTGTGGAGATGTTGGTTTTGGTAAAACGGAGATTGCTGTTCGAGCAGCCTTGAAAGCAGCGGCAGATAGCAAGCAGGTTGCGGTTCTTGTGCCAACAACGATTCTCGCCCTTCAGCATCTAAAAACATTTAGGGATAGGCTTAAGGATTTCCCAGTTAGAATAGAGTCGATAAGTCGTCTGAAAACGGCAAAGGAATCTAAGGAAATCTTAAAAGATGTTGTGGAAGGAAAGGTCGATATTCTAATAGGAACGCATCGTATTGTCGGAAAGGATGTAAAATTTAAGGATCTTGGGTTGCTTGTTATCGATGAAGAGCAAAAATTTGGGGTGTCTGCAAAAGAAAAGCTTAGGCAGATGAAGCACGATGTAGATACGCTTACCCTTACCGCAACGCCAATTCCTAGAACCTTACAGTTTTCCCTTATGGGGGTTCGAGATTTGTCTATCATCCAAACGCCGCCGCCTAATAGGCATCCAGTTTCGACAGAAGTTCACACCTTTAACGAGGAAATAATTCGCGAAGCAATTGCTTACGAATTGGATAGAGGAGGGCAGGTTTTCTTTGTTCATAATCGGGTAATCGATATTCTTGAAGTCGAAAACTATATCAAAAAGTTGGTTCCCAACATAAAAACATTGGTTGCTCATGGTCAGATGGAACCTGAGAAGTTGGAGAAAACTATGATGGCATTTATCAACGGAGAAGCGGACATTCTTCTGGCAACCTCTATCATAGAGTCTGGATTAGATATTCCGAATGCGAATACCATTATTATAAATAACGCCCATCAGTTTGGGTTGAGCGACTTGCATCAGCTTAGAGGCCGGGTTGGGCGTTCTAATAAAAAGGCTTTTTGTTACCTGCTAGCACCTCCTGTCTCTGGTCTTCCACAAGATTCACGGCGTAGGTTGAAGGCTATTGAAGATTTCTCCGATTTGGGAAGTGGCTTTAATATTGCGATGCAGGATTTGGATATTCGAGGTGCTGGTAACCTGCTAGGTGGAGAACAAAGTGGGTTTATCGCAGAAATAGGATTTGAAGCCTACCATAAAATATTGAATGAGGCAATCCAAGAATTGAAGGATTCTGAATTTCGCTATCTATTTGAAAACGCAGAGAGCGAACCAGAAAAGCACGATATTAATTTTGTAACAGATTGCCATATTGATACCGATATGGAACTCTTACTGCCCGATGCCTACATTGGAAGTATCCCCGAAAAAATTCGGTTGTATCGAGAACTTGACGCAATTGACGATGAGGAGGAACTTGAAAAATACAAAGCAAGGCTTGTCGATCGATTTGGCCCAATGCCGTTAGAGGTTGAGCAGCTGCTGCATGTTGTAAAGTTAAGGCGGTTGGCTATGTCGTTAGGATTCGAAAAGATTATCTTAAAAAATGGCATTATGATCGTTTACTTCATATCTAATCAGATGTCTGGTTACTATCAAATGCCGATGTTTGGGAAGTTGATTGCATATCTTCAAAAATCGCCACAAAGCTTTAAGGTAAAGCAGGCAAACGAAAAATTGTACATATCCATTCCAAATGTTAAGGATGTAGATGCGGCTTATTCCGTTCTATCCAAAATGCGGGAGGCGGCACTATGA
- a CDS encoding aspartate kinase — MKVFKFGGASVKDANGVKNVCGIISSTPENLVVVVSAMGKTTNAFERILNAYLDDKQEILQAEVKALKKYHEEIISNLFENPAQPLFEMEATFEGLLYFLSINTKRDYDFCYDQVVSVGELISTKIVASYLATQNVNAEWIDVRTILRTDSTYRDANVDFDKSAELFKNQIDFSKTQVYLTQGFIGANHKGFSTTLGREGSDYTAAIIANLLNGESVTIWKDVPGVLNADPRIFNETVHLPSVSYKQAIELAFFGAQIIHPKTIKPLQNKGIPLYVKSFVEPSAVGTEVAASISKIDAVPVYILKQQQVLISVEPKDYSFALEDSWIKLFTIMQKHRLKTNLVQNSAISISICVDGNNHYLNDALEEMMNSFRVKYNENLSLLTIQNYNEQILENYSCNKEVLLMQKSRRTARILYK, encoded by the coding sequence ATGAAAGTATTCAAATTTGGAGGAGCATCTGTTAAGGATGCCAACGGAGTTAAAAATGTATGCGGTATTATTTCCAGTACCCCAGAAAATTTGGTGGTCGTTGTTTCGGCCATGGGAAAAACAACCAATGCGTTTGAACGGATATTAAACGCCTATCTTGACGATAAGCAGGAGATCCTACAGGCAGAGGTTAAGGCCCTGAAGAAATACCACGAGGAAATAATTTCGAACCTATTCGAAAATCCAGCACAGCCTCTATTCGAAATGGAAGCAACTTTCGAAGGGCTTTTGTACTTTCTTTCCATTAACACCAAGCGCGACTACGATTTCTGCTACGATCAGGTTGTATCTGTAGGCGAGCTGATATCGACAAAAATTGTAGCTAGCTACCTAGCCACCCAAAATGTAAATGCAGAGTGGATAGATGTACGGACCATACTCCGCACCGACAGCACCTATCGCGATGCCAACGTCGACTTCGATAAATCTGCCGAGCTATTTAAAAACCAGATAGACTTTAGCAAAACCCAAGTATACCTAACCCAAGGTTTTATTGGCGCCAACCACAAAGGCTTCTCGACTACGCTTGGCCGCGAAGGTTCGGACTACACCGCAGCAATAATTGCCAACCTGCTAAACGGAGAAAGCGTTACCATTTGGAAAGACGTGCCAGGCGTACTAAATGCAGATCCTCGAATATTTAATGAAACGGTACATCTGCCATCGGTATCATACAAGCAGGCAATAGAGCTGGCATTCTTTGGAGCGCAAATTATCCACCCCAAAACCATAAAGCCACTACAAAACAAGGGAATTCCCCTTTACGTAAAGTCGTTTGTAGAGCCAAGTGCCGTTGGAACCGAGGTTGCGGCCTCCATTTCGAAGATTGATGCCGTGCCCGTATACATCTTAAAGCAGCAGCAGGTACTTATATCCGTAGAGCCCAAAGATTACTCCTTCGCATTAGAAGATAGCTGGATTAAGCTCTTTACAATAATGCAAAAGCACCGACTAAAGACAAACCTAGTTCAAAATTCTGCCATAAGCATCAGCATCTGCGTAGATGGAAATAACCACTACCTAAACGATGCGCTAGAGGAGATGATGAACTCGTTTAGGGTAAAGTACAACGAGAACCTAAGTCTCCTAACCATCCAAAACTACAACGAGCAAATTCTCGAAAACTACTCCTGCAACAAGGAGGTGCTGCTGATGCAAAAGAGCCGCCGAACAGCCCGAATTCTTTATAAGTAG
- a CDS encoding MFS transporter has translation MYDKIWNRNFILLTLSNFLICTTYYAIISALPIYLVGELQAGKSQVGLVLAAYTIASVLIRPFSGFALDKFGRRTIFLLAVGLYAFFFSGYLLVASVASLIILRFLQGLTWGVTTISGSTIAVDITPAQKRGEGIGYFSLSTTMGMPVGPIVGLFVCHQWGYTAMFLVGLVVSVAAFCCTMAIRLPKRFVVGRKISFSWRGLFDRASLLPSLNLLVIMSTYGGLLSFIALYGRELGIANTSLFFTVFAVGIIVSRLVVGKVFDRHGPGGILTYCLILLTLGFVILAFVKNGFGFYLSAITIGFGIGVVFPTFQAIVNNLSDAEHRGAANSTLYTSLDIGMGMGMILSGLVAQYASITMVFVLSIGVCLWGLLIFRRYVLKHYHANLVKG, from the coding sequence ATGTACGATAAAATCTGGAATCGAAACTTTATTCTGCTCACGCTTTCCAACTTTTTAATTTGTACCACCTACTACGCCATCATCTCCGCGCTGCCCATCTACCTGGTGGGCGAGCTGCAGGCCGGAAAATCGCAGGTCGGACTGGTCCTGGCGGCCTACACCATCGCCTCGGTGCTCATACGCCCCTTCTCGGGCTTTGCGCTCGATAAGTTCGGCCGCCGAACGATATTCCTGCTGGCTGTTGGCCTTTACGCCTTCTTCTTTTCGGGATACCTGCTGGTGGCATCGGTGGCCTCGCTTATAATTCTCCGCTTTCTGCAGGGGCTCACCTGGGGGGTAACCACCATCTCGGGCTCCACCATCGCTGTCGATATAACCCCCGCCCAAAAGCGCGGTGAGGGGATTGGCTACTTCTCGCTATCCACCACCATGGGGATGCCCGTAGGCCCCATCGTTGGCCTCTTCGTGTGCCATCAGTGGGGGTACACGGCCATGTTTCTGGTCGGATTGGTGGTCAGCGTGGCGGCCTTCTGCTGCACGATGGCCATCCGGCTGCCCAAGCGCTTTGTGGTGGGGCGCAAAATTTCCTTCAGCTGGCGGGGCCTTTTCGATAGGGCTTCGCTGCTGCCTTCGCTCAACCTGCTGGTCATCATGTCCACCTACGGCGGGCTGCTCTCCTTTATTGCCCTCTACGGGCGCGAGCTCGGTATTGCCAACACCTCGCTCTTCTTTACCGTATTTGCCGTTGGCATCATCGTCTCTCGGCTGGTTGTGGGTAAGGTGTTCGATAGGCATGGCCCCGGCGGCATTCTTACCTACTGCCTTATTCTTCTAACGTTGGGGTTTGTCATTTTGGCCTTTGTGAAGAATGGGTTTGGGTTCTACCTCTCGGCCATAACCATCGGTTTTGGGATTGGGGTGGTGTTTCCCACCTTTCAGGCCATCGTCAACAACCTCTCCGACGCCGAGCATCGGGGGGCTGCCAACTCCACGCTCTACACCTCGCTCGATATCGGTATGGGTATGGGGATGATCCTCTCGGGGCTGGTTGCGCAGTACGCCTCCATAACCATGGTTTTTGTGCTAAGCATCGGTGTTTGCCTTTGGGGCTTGCTCATTTTTAGGCGCTACGTGCTCAAGCATTACCACGCTAATCTTGTAAAGGGGTAG
- the fbp gene encoding class 1 fructose-bisphosphatase has translation MNAILKKYKVTTLSEFIIERQADFPYATGEFTRLLHHISVAAKIVNRSINKAGLADILGTIGTVNVQGEEQRKLDYIANELFINSLKNSTECCGVASEENDEIVNFEDEMSREGKYIVCMDPLDGSANLDSNVSVGTIFSIYRRISPRGEKAVLEDFLQEGQKQVCAGYIIYGSSTMLVYTTGKGVYGFTLDPSIGEFCLSHNGIETPKSGKIYSVNEGNYKSFPTGIKRYIDYCKEESPATNRPYSARYIGSLVSDFHRNLLYGGIFLYPQTHSKPEGKLRLIYECNPIAFLAEQAGGKASTGTKRILEIKPTSLHQRIPFMVGSYRLVKKAEEFMQEASVNQG, from the coding sequence ATGAATGCTATTTTAAAAAAGTACAAGGTTACAACATTATCCGAGTTTATTATTGAGCGCCAAGCCGATTTCCCATACGCAACAGGCGAATTTACCCGCTTGCTGCACCATATCAGCGTAGCGGCTAAGATTGTAAACAGGTCGATAAACAAGGCAGGTCTTGCAGACATTTTAGGAACTATAGGTACTGTAAATGTCCAAGGGGAAGAGCAGCGAAAGCTTGACTATATTGCCAATGAACTTTTTATTAATAGCTTAAAAAATAGCACCGAATGCTGTGGGGTAGCCTCAGAGGAAAATGATGAAATTGTAAACTTTGAGGATGAAATGTCGAGAGAGGGAAAGTACATTGTGTGTATGGATCCGCTTGACGGCTCGGCGAACTTGGACTCTAACGTTTCGGTAGGTACAATTTTCTCCATTTATCGCCGTATTAGTCCTCGTGGAGAGAAGGCCGTTTTAGAGGATTTCTTGCAGGAAGGGCAAAAACAGGTTTGTGCAGGTTACATTATTTATGGTTCCTCTACCATGCTGGTGTACACTACAGGTAAAGGAGTTTACGGTTTTACCTTAGACCCTTCTATCGGAGAGTTTTGCTTGTCGCATAATGGAATCGAAACCCCTAAGTCGGGAAAGATATATTCGGTAAATGAGGGGAACTATAAATCCTTTCCAACAGGCATAAAGCGCTATATCGACTATTGTAAGGAGGAATCCCCAGCAACTAACAGACCTTATTCCGCTAGATACATTGGGAGCTTGGTGAGCGATTTTCATCGAAATCTTCTCTATGGTGGGATTTTTCTTTACCCACAAACGCACTCGAAACCAGAAGGTAAACTTCGTCTGATTTATGAGTGCAACCCTATTGCTTTTTTGGCCGAGCAGGCTGGAGGTAAGGCTTCTACTGGCACCAAGCGAATTCTTGAAATAAAGCCAACTTCATTACACCAGCGAATTCCTTTTATGGTCGGATCGTATCGTTTAGTAAAAAAGGCAGAGGAGTTTATGCAGGAAGCGTCAGTAAATCAAGGTTGA